DNA sequence from the Methanoculleus horonobensis genome:
TCGAACTTCATCGCGCGAACGCGAATCTTGCGGGGCGGTTTGGAACTGCCGTTCTCCCAGACCTTCTCGTTGATGCTCTTATCGAGTTTGATGTCCTCGCTCTTCATGTGCCGCACAAGAAATGCCCTGATGTCCTTGATTGCGGTGTTGCCCCGCTTCCACCGGGGTGAACGCTTCACCTCGCGGAGGGGTATGATATAGATATGCTCCTTCAATGCTTCTGCCATAGCCTTACACCTTCAGGGAACTCCGTCTCCAGTTGCGGCGCCTCGGATGCGACGCAACCGCACGGTTGGTCTTGATCATCACCCATGCAGGCACGCGGCGGTTCTGCTCGCATGCCTTTGCCAGCCGGATCTTCCGGCCCTTCATTAATTTACTCATGATTGTTCACTCTCGTAATATTCAGGTCTCTCTCCTCGCGACCACCAGCGACTGCAGGTGGCTGGAGGGGAAGAGCGACGCCGGGTCGATGCCGCGGGCGCAAAGGGCGCTCCTTATCTCTCCTTCGTAGTCGCCGTTCCCGATGCTGCCGGTCTCCCCGTACCGCACCACGAGCAATCGCTTACAGAGCCGCTCCACCTCGGTTTTCCCGTAGCCGAGGAGCGGCCGGACGTAGGAGCAGCCGGTGGTCATCTCCAGGTGCTGGACCTCGGGGCGTTCGAGCCGGGGGACCCGGTCCTCACGGCGGGTGCCGTCGCCGACCACCGCATACTCGGCCGCGAGGGTCTCGACAGCCGTCCGGTGAACCATATCGATCGCGTCGTTCGGGTATCCGCACGAGAGAAGCAGGTCGACGGCTTCAGAGAGCAGGTCTCTTCCAAGCACTCTCTTACGGAAGGGGAGGCCCAGGGCGGCCGCTGCGGCCTGCACCCCGGGAACCTCGCGGTCGGGATCGAATACACAGGTATTCAGTTCCACGCCGTAATCGCGCGCGAGCATTATCGCCGCGAGCGCGCTGTCTTTTCCACCCGAGAAGAGCACACCTGCTTCCATTATTTCCGCGTAATCCTGAAATCTCTCTTCGTCGGCGTCAGCTGGCCAAGCAGGGCTTTCAGCTGCTCGTCGGTGATCCGCTGACGGACCCTGCCGCTCTGGGCCAGCATTACCAGCTGCTGCTCGACCGCTTTCGCAAACTCCGGTCGGGTCAACTTGATGGTGTTGAGTCTCTCCCTCGCTTCAGGTTCGAGGATCTCCATGAGCGCGGCACGGACCTGTGCATCGATCTGCTGCTGGCGTGCGGCCTCTTCCTCCATACCCTGCTGA
Encoded proteins:
- a CDS encoding 50S ribosomal protein L31e, which gives rise to MAEALKEHIYIIPLREVKRSPRWKRGNTAIKDIRAFLVRHMKSEDIKLDKSINEKVWENGSSKPPRKIRVRAMKFEDGQVQAELAEE
- a CDS encoding 50S ribosomal protein L39e — its product is MSKLMKGRKIRLAKACEQNRRVPAWVMIKTNRAVASHPRRRNWRRSSLKV
- a CDS encoding DUF7411 family protein, giving the protein MEAGVLFSGGKDSALAAIMLARDYGVELNTCVFDPDREVPGVQAAAAALGLPFRKRVLGRDLLSEAVDLLLSCGYPNDAIDMVHRTAVETLAAEYAVVGDGTRREDRVPRLERPEVQHLEMTTGCSYVRPLLGYGKTEVERLCKRLLVVRYGETGSIGNGDYEGEIRSALCARGIDPASLFPSSHLQSLVVARRET
- a CDS encoding DNA-binding protein yields the protein MVDDELAELRRRRMEQMQRQAMDQQGMEEEAARQQQIDAQVRAALMEILEPEARERLNTIKLTRPEFAKAVEQQLVMLAQSGRVRQRITDEQLKALLGQLTPTKRDFRITRK